The nucleotide sequence GTATTCCTACTCTGAACAGAAATTGACGCGAGTAAGGCGGTCGGAGCTGCTTGTaaagtgaaaaatatatttttggatCCGACCACCGGTCGCCATTTACTCTTCTCGGTTCTGATTCCTTGCAAAAATGCCGCCACGTCGTCCGCCATTAACCACTCTCACGAGCTGTTCTATTTGAACACGACCAGCGGTAACCATCACTACAAGCCGAAGCTGGtgagttgttttgttttttgtcgcTTCTACGCGCGTTTAACCGATAATACATACATGTACAATGTACGTACTACATAGTATTGGTAAGATTTGTTTGTATTGTACGGATTTGCTTGCCTAATACACGTAGGAGAGTGATTGAAGATATTTTACGATTTGTGTTGTTTCGTTATGTTATATGTTATGTGTACAATGCGCattacatacatactcgtattttagatGGCTAAACTGAAAGGTCACGAGATAACCGCCGTCGGCTGGAATCGTATTCACGTAACCGATTATTCGTCGTCTTTCATTCTTTTGGGCACGTCGAAAGGTTTAATATTCGAAACCGAAATCAATTCGGAAACGgagaaattgtttcaaagcggCATCGAATCACACTGTCGACAGGTACAAATAGCTACTACTCGAAcgttgtaatttattttcatttcaaattacgtacattacataccttCGTCTGTCATGTTGATGTTGCGTAATGAACTATCGTGTCAGAACGATCGACTCGCAGTAGCGAATTAAGCATCATTCTTTCTTCCTTTCCTCCTTCCTTTTTCCTTCCTTGCTTCCTTGCTTCCTTGCTTGCCTGCCTGCCCATTTACATGTCCCTGTTGAGGTTTTCTGATTTGTCGTTGTCATTTTGCATAAAACACAGTTTATTTTTGTACTACCTAATAACTAAGTATCTCGGGTATGTGGCTGTTCGTGCAGGTGTTCGATATTGGAAAAGGCAACGCTTCGATGACGATAACTGGTATAGAATTTAATCAGTTCGAAAACGCGCCCGAAAACTTTTTCATACTGGTGACGACGAATGATAGGTTGTATCAGTTTGTCGGCAAAACCAACGGAAACGAAGAGAAACCTTTtctttcgcaaattttcaataattatctGAATATGCCAGGTGAGGATGAAACGAGAATGCCGtaattttgttcttttgttcGTTTTAATATCGTCTCGTCGCGCCGGTCTCCGGTCGCGGTCGCTGTCGCTTTCAGAAAACTGCGTGAAAATCGGCAACGCTGGCCAATCGTCCGTATTGCACGTGTATTACGAGTCGAATTCGAATGAAAATGACCAACAGCGAGCGCCAGCGTCAGCGTCAGCGCATCGTTCTCGTCGCGTTGTGCCAAAATTTTTCGCCTGGCAAATCAGCGGAGTTGGCATTTTGTTCGGCGAGGTAATCAGTTGACTGCAGCTTGGTAGTGGTAGTCTACGTAGTAAGTTACGTAATTTAGGATTTGCCTCTATTGAACGTTGTTTTCGCAGTTGAATTTGCACTGGGACGAAGGTTTGAGCCAAGTATGCGTTCAAAAACATAGAATAGATTACGATTCTTCGCAGTTACCAGAATCGACGTCCGTCGCCCTTACCGAATTTCACGTGCTTTTGCTGTACCCGAATCGAATAATCGCCGTTTCCAACATAAACAAACGAGTGATATTCGTACGCAATAACGACGAGGTACTCGTACTTAAGGTTAATGGacgcgcggcgcggcggcgcgATAAAGCTTTATCGTAGCCCACGCGTGACTATTTACGAGAAACTACATATTTGTACGTAAAATGGTTCAATCGGCGAGTTTCATAGCGCTTCGTCTTTCTTGTTCGCAGACACACGGTAAGTACGTGGCTATTACTCGGGACTACGAGTCGAACGTTTGGATTGTTTGCGAGAAAAACATTTGCAAAGGGAAATTTGTGCACGAGGACAGATCAGTGTGGAAAGTAAGTTGGCGGTGGTACTCGTACGTGTacgtgtaggtgtaggtgtgTTGGTGTAGGTAACAAAGACGGTGATAAGAGGCGTTTTTGCTGTTTCGCAGATTTACGccgatttgaacgaattttcattgGCCAAGAAGTATTGCAAAGGCAACCCGAATTCGTTGagagttgtgaaaaaaaaagaagccgaATACTGTTTCGGTGGCGGTTTGTAAGTACCCAAGTATCGACCCTACGACAGCGACAGCTAGCAAAGTGGTCGTACTGTTACCGTACTagtactacctagtacctactcgtaatacgTATGTTTTTATTCGACTGCCTTCGTAGGTACGAGGAGAGCGCATCTTTATACGCCGAGTTGGATTGTATTTCTTTCGAAGagattgctttgaaatttttgctagcCGAACAAATTAACGCGTTGAAATTATATCTTTACCGGGTGAGTTATTGCCttcctgtaggtacctacctatccagtTGGCTACTTACTCGTAATAATTCAGTCGCATAGGTGGATACCTCCTCTACCTATATACATATATTATAGATATACGTAATTAACGACTCGTTTCGCAGACGTTGGATAAATTGAAATCGCACGAAAGCGCCCATATCAGCGTGATCGTATTCTGGTTATTCGAGATAAATGAGAAGCAGTTGGCGCTGTTGAAAAACGACGACAGCAAGACGGACGAGTATCGTCGGCTTCAGAGCGATATGAAAGCGTTTCTGTCGTATCCTTCAGTAGCGGTGAGTATTGACTATTGAGAGCCGAGACTGCTGACTAACAATCGGTACGAATCGTTAATTACctatttgagattttcattttcgtatCGAATTCGGTGTTGCGCAGAATTGTTTGACCAAAAACAAAGAAATGGTGTACAAAGTGTTGAACAGTCACGGTGACGTGGATAATCTGATCACTTTGGCAACTGGTAACAAAGACTACGAAAATATGATCAGATATTATTTGGAAGACGGGCAAATACATTCGGGTACGTAAACGGTAAATTTTAGCCTGTACACGTTATGTGCCAGCGCCAGCGCCGTTGCTATCACAACGgtaaaagtacatacctaatatGTAGTAATAATGCGAATGCAATATACGAGTTTCGTCTTTATTTCAAGCTCTCAGTTTATTTCGGGACGAACCGGTGGCTGTGATTCGCAAACATTTGACCAAATCGTTTTTGACCGAATTTACCATCTTGGCGCCTAAAGAAACGGTcgatttattgataaaattgggACGAAATATGGAGCCTTCTTCGTTTCTGTCGTCCTTGATCATTCCGAATGACAATCTGAATCAGGTGAGCGTAAACGTTTGTTATCGTTACGTatttacgtactcgtattaggtATTAGCCATTAGATAGGTATTAATAATGCGAGTATGATTCGTTGTGTGTTTTTAATCGTTacaaaacgaaaaatcgaaaatggacTACCTAGTTTCATTTAAAAGGTCCTGGAACCGGTATGAAGGATGCTTAGTAGAGTGTAAGTGCGAAGTGTTGCACATATTCGTACATATAATCGTATGTATTACGAATATAAGGCGATCTTTAAATATCGCTCGACTTTTTTATTTGTGTAATTCTAATTTAACGAGTAGACTACCGAGTAGCCGTATATTTTAGCATTTACGAATTGGTTTACGATACCTGCGGTGCCTACTACA is from Planococcus citri chromosome 1, ihPlaCitr1.1, whole genome shotgun sequence and encodes:
- the dor gene encoding vacuolar protein sorting-associated protein 18 homolog isoform X2 encodes the protein MTSILEQYEQATSPYSHTAAEPGGENSVGDYDYLDASYDQQPEESSWFSVKPLNVTLAAGCKLQSIAVGKDTVVYSTSNNTLFLSDRSKASKAADEIDASKAVGAACKVKNIFLDPTTGRHLLFSVLIPCKNAATSSAINHSHELFYLNTTSGNHHYKPKLMAKLKGHEITAVGWNRIHVTDYSSSFILLGTSKGLIFETEINSETEKLFQSGIESHCRQVFDIGKGNASMTITGIEFNQFENAPENFFILVTTNDRLYQFVGKTNGNEEKPFLSQIFNNYLNMPENCVKIGNAGQSSVLHVYYESNSNENDQQRAPASASAHRSRRVVPKFFAWQISGVGILFGELNLHWDEGLSQVCVQKHRIDYDSSQLPESTSVALTEFHVLLLYPNRIIAVSNINKRVIFVRNNDETHGKYVAITRDYESNVWIVCEKNICKGKFVHEDRSVWKIYADLNEFSLAKKYCKGNPNSLRVVKKKEAEYCFGGGLYEESASLYAELDCISFEEIALKFLLAEQINALKLYLYRTLDKLKSHESAHISVIVFWLFEINEKQLALLKNDDSKTDEYRRLQSDMKAFLSYPSVANCLTKNKEMVYKVLNSHGDVDNLITLATGNKDYENMIRYYLEDGQIHSALSLFRDEPVAVIRKHLTKSFLTEFTILAPKETVDLLIKLGRNMEPSSFLSSLIIPNDNLNQALEVIRYLEYCVHSLHSRDESVHNYLITLYAKHKPDKLMQYLDTQGQDSSMVNYDIRYALKLCQEYGLKKACVQLSSLLGLWESAVDLALTVNLELAKRTAIQPSNQNPELCKRLWLKIAQHVVNECNDIEKAMEFLQQCDLIKIEDVLPFFSDFVTIDLFKDAICSTLQEYNEHIEHLKEEIDDAINSADNIRSNINSFRHKYTIIHSSDLCSSCNIQLLLRPFYVFPCSHHFHKDCLLAEMKPYLDESDSNELQRLQHWSAENRYTTAVNADSSPLRAKENLESKLDALLANECFFCGDLVISNIDKPFVNDDEFEKIYSDWQ
- the dor gene encoding vacuolar protein sorting-associated protein 18 homolog isoform X1 is translated as MTSILEQYEQATSPYSHTAAEPGGENSVGDYDYLDASYDQQPEESSWFSVKPLNVTLAAGCKLQSIAVGKDTVVYSTSNNTLFLSDRSKASKAADEIDASKAVGAACKVKNIFLDPTTGRHLLFSVLIPCKNAATSSAINHSHELFYLNTTSGNHHYKPKLMAKLKGHEITAVGWNRIHVTDYSSSFILLGTSKGLIFETEINSETEKLFQSGIESHCRQVFDIGKGNASMTITGIEFNQFENAPENFFILVTTNDRLYQFVGKTNGNEEKPFLSQIFNNYLNMPENCVKIGNAGQSSVLHVYYESNSNENDQQRAPASASAHRSRRVVPKFFAWQISGVGILFGELNLHWDEGLSQVCVQKHRIDYDSSQLPESTSVALTEFHVLLLYPNRIIAVSNINKRVIFVRNNDETHGKYVAITRDYESNVWIVCEKNICKGKFVHEDRSVWKIYADLNEFSLAKKYCKGNPNSLRVVKKKEAEYCFGGGLYEESASLYAELDCISFEEIALKFLLAEQINALKLYLYRTLDKLKSHESAHISVIVFWLFEINEKQLALLKNDDSKTDEYRRLQSDMKAFLSYPSVANCLTKNKEMVYKVLNSHGDVDNLITLATGNKDYENMIRYYLEDGQIHSALSLFRDEPVAVIRKHLTKSFLTEFTILAPKETVDLLIKLGRNMEPSSFLSSLIIPNDNLNQALEVIRYLEYCVHSLHSRDESVHNYLITLYAKHKPDKLMQYLDTQGQDSSMVNYDIRYALKLCQEYGLKKACVQLSSLLGLWESAVDLALTVNLELAKRTAIQPSNQNPELCKRLWLKIAQHVVNECNDIEKAMEFLQQCDLIKIEDVLPFFSDFVTIDLFKDAICSTLQEYNEHIEHLKEEIDDAINSADNIRSNINSFRHKYTIIHSSDLCSSCNIQLLLRPFYVFPCSHHFHKDCLLAEMKPYLDESDSNELQRLQQHWSAENRYTTAVNADSSPLRAKENLESKLDALLANECFFCGDLVISNIDKPFVNDDEFEKIYSDWQ